The following are encoded in a window of Panicum virgatum strain AP13 chromosome 5N, P.virgatum_v5, whole genome shotgun sequence genomic DNA:
- the LOC120674204 gene encoding protein NETWORKED 4B-like has translation MKPPLERNPTKKRHSWWWDSHISPKNSKWLAENLEEMDKQVKEMLQLIEEDGDSFAKKAQMYYQRRPMLITHVENFYRMYRALAERYDNVTGELRKNIPTRLQSMGSLASSECGSELQRSPSPSPEPLQRSWTREQSPRAAGFDFFLSNKNNDSPASRKEPEDLASQSESDAKSEDGDDDGITYTLHQRVLELEDELNMTNQKLRDANEKLEILEKSLRCHCDYKENGNVADQIAILSREHSNMLEQNKKLEADIIKLKEEVDSARRRFEEELSERDGEISKLKQDLADASEKLLQEKCSNGARISELQKSVEDIRSKLERVSEEKLLVEKQVKELEEANAEAEKYSQELTEDAERLSEEKFRHEAEILTMQQSIENLKSRIESLAQEKSLMTTWFSDLEQVVGRGRSIFVG, from the exons ATGAAGCCACCTTTGGAGAGGAATCCTACCAAGAAGCGCCATTCGTGGTGGTGGGACAGTCACATTAGCCCCAAAAACTCGAAATGGCTTGCAGAAAATCTGGAAG AAATGGATAAGCAAGTGAAGGAAATGCTCCAGCTgatcgaggaggacggtgactCCTTTGCAAAGAAAGCACAGATGTACTACCAGAGGCGCCCAATGCTCATCACTCACGTTGAGAATTTCTACCGGATGTACCGCGCTCTAGCTGAGCGCTATGACAATGTCACCGGTGAATTGCGCAAGAATATCCCAACAAGGCTGCAGTCGATGGGTTCTTTAGCCAGTTCAGAGTGTGGTTCTGAGCTCCAGAGGTCACCCTCACCATCTCCTGAGCCACTACAGAGGTCATGGACAAGAGAGCAGAGTCCTAGAGCTGCGGGCTTTGATTTCTTCCTGAGTAACAAGAACAATGATTCGCCAGCATCAAGGAAGGAGCCTGAGGATCTGGCATCGCAGTCAGAGTCTGATGCGAAATCCGAagatggcgatgatgatggtATTACCTACACATTGCATCAGAGAGTTCTAGAACTTGAGGACGAGCTCAATATGACAAACCAGAAACTGCGTGATGCAAATGAAAAACTTGAGATTTTGGAGAAGAGCTTGAGGTGCCATTGTGATTATAAAGAGAATGGAAATGTTGCTGATCAAATAGCAATTTTGTCCAGAGAGCACTCTAATATGTTGGAACAAAACAAGAAGCTAGAAGCTGACATTATCAAGCTCAAGGAAGAAGTGGATTCAGCAAGAAGGCGATTTGAAGAGGAATTGTCTGAAAGGGATGGAGAAATTAGCAAGTTAAAGCAAGACCTTGCTGATGCTTCGGAGAAATTGCTGCAAGAGAAGTGCAGTAATGGTGCGCGAATATCTGAACTGCAAAAATCGGTTGAAGACATCAGGTCCAAACTAGAGAGAGTTTCTGAAGAGAAATTATTAGTTGAGAAGCAGGTTAAGGAGCTGGAGGAAGCAAATGCTGAAGCTGAAAAGTACAGTCAAGAACTGACTGAAGATGCTGAAAGGCTTTCAGAGGAGAAGTTCAGGCATGAAGCTGAGATTCTCACAATGCAGCAGAGCATTGAAAATCTGAAGTCCAGAATTGAGAGCCTTGCTCAAGAGAAATCATTGATGACAACATGGTTCTCAGACTTGGAGCAAGTTGTGGGGCGGGGAAGGAGCATTTTCGTCGGGTAA
- the LOC120673118 gene encoding uncharacterized protein LOC120673118 yields MAAALSSSRRALRTLHRRLLLHPTTSPAAARLAPPAPVPIPRHSPTPSFSPSSRFFSTARPDARLGHRMLPPLPQRARRLVGGVRSVSTRGGSKLAPLGQGVKGLGRPVEAARSAVARYREAVGLQVEAFWRRNYMILVGAGGVIVCIALWRIMFGVASTFVGLSEGMAKYGFLALATAIVAFAGMYARARLTINPDKVYRMAMTKLNTSAAILEVMGAPLTGTDVRAYVMSGGGPKLKDFKFKLGGKRCFLIFPIKGSERRGLVSVGVKKKKGQYDMKLLAVDIPMESGPDQRLFLVGDEQEYKVGGGLISELRDPILKAMAAEKEFDYLDEREDAEDERREREEAEKRQQEEEEEALRREEDAERRRREAENLEKAS; encoded by the exons ATGGCGGccgccctctcctcctcgcggcgcgccctccgcaccctccaccgccgcctcctcctccaccccaccacctcgcccgctgccgcgcgcctCGCGCCTCCCGCTCCCGTCCCCATCCCCCGCCACTCCCCTACCCCCTccttctccccctcctcccgcttCTTCTCCACCGCGCGCCCAGATGCGAGGCTGGGGCACCGGATGCTGCCTCCGCTGCCGCAGCGGGCGCGGCGGCTCGTGGGCGGGGTCAGGTCGGTGTCGACCCGGGGCGGGTCCAAGCTGGCGCCGCTGGGGCAGGGGGTGAAGGGGCTGGGGCGGCCCGtggaggcggcgaggagcgcggtGGCGCGGTACCGGGAGGCCGTCGGGCTGCAGGTCGAGGCCTTCTGGAGGCGCAACTACATGATCCTCGTCGGCGCCGGGGGCGTCATCGTCTGCATCGCGCTGTGGAGGATCATGTTCGGGGTCGCCAGCACATTCGTCGGCCTCTCCGAGGGCATGGCCAAGTACGGGTTCCTCGCCCTCGCCACCGCCATTGTCGCCTTCGCC GGTATGTATGCACGTGCAAGGTTGACCATAAACCCTGACAAGGTGTATCGGATGGCTATGACAAAGCTCAATACATCTGCTGCAATCCTTGAAGTCATGGGTGCACCCTTAACTGGCACTGATGTCAGAGCATATGTTATGTCTGGAGGAGGCCCTAAATTGAAGGACTTCAAATTTAAGCTGGGTGGCAAACGATGTTTCCTCATATTCCCCATCAAAGGATCAGAAAGAAGGGGTCTCGTAAGTGTTGGGgtcaagaagaaaaagggacAG TATGACATGAAGCTCCTAGCTGTTGATATACCAATGGAATCAGGGCCTGACCAACGGCTATTCCTTGTCGGTGACGAACAAGAGTACAAGGTGGGTGGGGGCTTGATATCTGAGCTGCGAGATCCCATCTTAAAAGCTATGGCTGCAGAGAAGGAGTTTGATTATCTCGATGAAAGAGAGGACGCAGAGGATGAACGCAGGGAGCGTGAGGAGGCTGAGAAACGGCaacaagaagaggaggaggaagcattGAGGCGTGAGGAGGATGcagagcggaggcggcgggaggcggagaATCTGGAGAAAGCTTCTTGA
- the LOC120673119 gene encoding thioredoxin H4-1-like has protein sequence MVLKRLRRCCCCSAKHTDGEDKIDYGGGNVHVITSKENWDQKIEEANKDGKIVVANFSASWCGPCRVISTVYAEMSQTYPQLMFLAVDVDELMEFSSSWDIRATPTFFFLKNGQQVDKLVGANKPELEKKVAAVAGGSVAPDAK, from the exons ATGGTACTGAAGCGCCTGAGGAGATGCTGCTGTTGCAGTGCAAAG CACACTGATGGCGAGGACAAGATTGATTATGGGGGTGGCAATGTTCATGTCATTACAAGCAAAGAAAACTGGGACCAAAAAATTGAAGAGGCAAACAAGGATGGGAAAATT GTGGTTGCGAATTTCAGTGCTTCCTGGTGTGGGCCGTGCCGGGTCATCTCAACTGTTTATGCTGAGATGTCGCAGACGTACCCACAGCTCATGTTCTTGGCAGTCGATGTCGACGAGTTAATG GAGTTCAGCTCGTCGTGGGACATCCGGGCGACACCGACGTTCTTCTTCCTGAAGAACGGGCAGCAGGTGGACAAGCTGGTCGGCGCCAACAAGCCCGAGCTTGAGAAGAAAGTCGCCGCGGTCGCCGGTGGCAGCGTGGCACCTGACGCCAAGTGA
- the LOC120672021 gene encoding RING finger and transmembrane domain-containing protein 2-like: MDAPPPQAQPPRTPSPPPPPQPPAPSRRYGVHFSASSFIQAPLTALLEYSGILRPDPGGGAHQAGVGAGPGEVSIRIVAPGEVGTSSERAEEVIVEEEEEEGHATRARPEEPVPAAGVGEGGRESSSSYQRYDIQQVARWVEQILPFSLLLLVVFIRQHLQGFFVTIWIAAVMFKSNDILRKQTALKRERKLPVLVGITVLFVVHVSGFYWCYKNGDLIRPLVMLPPKEIPPFWHAIFIILVNDTMVRQTAMIVKCLLLMYYKNSRGRSYRRQGQMLTIVEYFLLLYRALLPTPVWYRFFLNKEYGSLFSSLTTGLYLTFKLTSVVEKVQSFLTALRALSHKDFHYGSYATSEQVIAAGDMCAICQEKMHVPILLRCKHVFCEDCVSEWFERERTCPLCRALVKPADLRSFGDGSTSLFFQLF; this comes from the exons atggacgcgccgccgccgcaggcccagCCGCCGCGCACCCCGtcaccgccgcccccgccccaacCGCCCGCGCCGTCGAGGAGGTACGGCGTGCACTtctcggcctccagcttcatcCAGGCGCCGCTCACCGCTCTGCTCGAGTACTCCGGCATCCTGCGCCCCGatcccggcggcggggcgcaccAGGCGGGGGTAGGGGCTGGGCCAGGCGAGGTGTCGATCCGGATTGTGGCGcccggcgaggtggggacgtCGTCTGAGAGGGCCGAGGAGGTGAtcgtcgaggaggaggaagaagagggacaCGCAACGAGGGCGCGTCCCGAGGAGCCGGTACCCGCGGCTGGCGTCGGGGAGGGCGGCAGGGAATCCTCGTCGTCGTACCAGAGGTACGACATACAACAGGTGGCGAGGTGGGTGGAGCAGATACTGCCCTtctccctgctgctgctggtcgtCTTCATCAGACAACATTTGCAAG GTTTCTTTGTGACAATTTGGATTGCTGCGGTGATGTTCAAATCCAACGATATCCTGCGTAAGCAGACTGCTCTTAAG AGGGAGAGAAAACTTCCAGTCCTTGTCGGGATTACTGTATTATTTGTTGTTCACGTATCTGGGTTTTATTGGTGTTACAAGAATGGGGACCTTATAAGACCTCTCGTGATGCTTCCTCCGAAAGAAATACCACCTTTTTGGCATGCAATATTCATCATCTTGGTGAATG ATACAATGGTGCGCCAAACTGCTATGATTGTGAAATGTTTGCTGCTGATGTACTACAAGAACAGCAGAGGCCGAAGCTATCGTAGGCAG GGTCAAATGTTGACAATTGTGGAATATTTTCTACTTTTGTATCGTGCATTATTGCCTACACCAGTGTGGTACCGTTTTTTCTTGAACAAGGAGTATGGAAGCCTATTTTCATCTCTAACCACTGGCTTGTATCTCACTTTCAAGTTGACATCTGTTGTGGAAAAG GTTCAATCATTTTTGACAGCATTGAGAGCATTATCTCATAAAGACTTCCACTATGGTTCCTATGCAACGAGTGAGCAG GTCATTGCTGCTGGAGATATGTGCGCGATATGCCAAGAGAAGATGCATGTCCCCATTCTTTTGCGCTGCAAACATGTCTTTTGTGAAGACTGTGTATCTGAATG GTTTGAGAGGGAGCGGACGTGCCCGCTGTGCAGGGCACTGGTGAAGCCAGCAGACCTCCGGTCGTTCGGTGACGGTTCAACAAGCCTCTTCTTCCAGCTATTCTAA
- the LOC120672310 gene encoding protein NETWORKED 4B-like — protein sequence MKRMNRMPTRKSHSWWWDSHISPKNSKWLAENLEEMDKQVKEMLKLIEDEGDSFAKKAEMYYQRRPLLVTHVENFYRMYRALAERYDNVTGELRKNLPSSLQSQGSGISETDSETQSISPSPEPNMEQKTPKQKRKTRAVGFDVFLGSGGSSDISKKGSDGSSSSSSDSDSEVDEGSEENGNGISFIMNGRINELEEELQEARQQIEALEEKNMHCQCEKLEESLKQVSSEKEDLVAAVLANKNELEGLKGDLAKVTGEKLQLEAQVKELEQASQSLEDSSAEIMKLQDIIKNLQARLQNDSNEKSILEERAKEFEQVRKQLGDSRTEVRELQATIKNLKDDLGKSLQEKALLQDHVKDLEQASSDLNASVASLEDKLTTTEAQLEQLRAEKAETSLKSEEQISELNETIADLEKKLELLSSEKSAVDNKMSILLIDVTTRDEKLKEMDSHLHQLHLEHVKLLEEADVARKAVSDLRARVCELEEEVEKQKLMISDSAEGKREAIRQLCFSLDHYRHGYEQLRQLLQGHKRPMVMAT from the exons ATGAAGCGCATGAACAGAATGCCAACGAGGAAGTCCCATTCGTGGTGGTGGGACAGTCACATTAGCCCCAAGAACTCCAAATGGCTAGCTGAGAATTTGGAAG AGATGGATAAGCAAGTTAAAGAGATGCTGAAGCTCATTGAGGATGAAGGTGATTCTTTTGCAAAGAAGGCTGAGATGTATTACCAAAGACGGCCTTTGCTTGTAACCCATGTCGAGAATTTCTATCGCATGTACCGTGCTCTTGCTGAGCGTTATGACAATGTGACTGGGGAATTGCGCAAGAATCTTCCATCATCTCTGCAGTCTCAAGGCTCTGGTATATCCGAAACTGATTCCGAGACACAATCAATTTCCCCATCTCCAGAGCCTAACATGGAACAGAAGACACCGAAACAGAAGCGCAAAACAAGAGCAGTTGGCTTTGATGTGTTCCTTGGTTCTGGTGGAAGCTCAGACATTTCGAAGAAGGGTAGTGATGGATCATCGTCTTCTTcttcagattcagattcagaggttGATGAAGGAAGTGAAGAAAATGGCAATGGAATTTCTTTTATAATGAATGGACGGATTAATGAGCTAGAAGAGGAGCTTCAGGAAGCAAGGCAACAAATTGAGGCACTTGAGGAAAAGAACATGCACTGCCAATGTGAAAAACTTGAGGAGAGTCTAAAACAAGTTAGCAGTGAAAAGGAAGATTTGGTAGCTGCAGTTCTGGCAAACAAGAACGAGCTTGAGGGTCTAAAAGGAGACCTAGCAAAAGTTACAGGAGAGAAATTGCAGCTCGAAGCCCAGGTAAAGGAGCTTGAACAAGCATCTCAGAGCTTAGAAGATTCTTCTGCAGAGATTATGAAGTTACAAGATATAATCAAGAATCTGCAAGCAAGATTGCAAAATGATTCAAATGAGAAAAGTATACTTGAGGAACGTGCTAAGGAGTTTGAGCAAGTTCGTAAGCAGTTGGGGGATTCAAGGACTGAGGTCAGGGAGCTACAGGCTACAATCAAGAACCTGAAAGATGACTTAGGAAAAAGTCTGCAAGAGAAAGCACTGCTTCAGGACCATGTGAAGGATCTGGAACAAGCAAGTAGTGACTTAAATGCCTCGGTGGCTTCTCTTGAGGACAAATTAACCACCACAGAGGCACAGCTTGAACAACTTCGTGCCGAGAAGGCAGAAACTTCCCTCAAGAGCGAGGAACAAATATCTGAACTGAATGAAACCATCGCCGATCTTGAGAAAAAGCTTGAGCTGCTGTCCTCAGAGAAATCTGCAGTTGACAACAAGATGTCCATTCTGCTGATTGATGTCACTACTCGTGATGAAAAGCTGAAGGAGATGGACAGCCACTTGCATCAGCTGCACCTGGAGCATGTCAAGCTGCTCGAAGAGGCAGATGTCGCACGGAAGGCTGTCTCAGACCTGCGAGCAAGGGTGTgcgagctcgaggaagaggttgAGAAGCAGAAGCTTATGATATCCGATAGCGCAGAGGGGAAGCGGGAGGCGATCAGGCAGCTGTGCTTCTCGCTTGATCACTACCGCCATGGGTACGAGCAGCTCCGGCAGCTCCTTCAGGGCCACAAGAGGCCCATGGTGATGGCAACTTGA